A genomic window from Spiroplasma helicoides includes:
- a CDS encoding class II fructose-bisphosphate aldolase, giving the protein MKASLKEELIKARNGKYAVPAFNFDNLEMMKGIIEAAEEEKSPVILMVTESAAKYMGLDYVFSFAMTATQNASVPVVLHWDHGFDIELIKRAVDAGFSSVMLDSSLKPLDENVKETLEIVKYARSKGVDVESEIGHVGGKEDDRNSASNGYTDINEALEFEKQTQIDALAIAIGTSHGLFKGEIKLQFDLLKELNEKIKTPLVLHGSSQVPLEDLQKAISLGITKINIGTDLKIACAQGIKDWFEKNPGGYDARKYGRTGVDFVKVEAKKKIQAFGSNNRA; this is encoded by the coding sequence ATGAAAGCAAGTTTAAAAGAAGAACTAATAAAAGCAAGAAATGGTAAATATGCTGTTCCTGCGTTTAACTTTGATAATTTAGAAATGATGAAAGGAATTATTGAAGCTGCAGAAGAAGAAAAATCACCAGTTATTCTGATGGTAACTGAAAGTGCTGCCAAATATATGGGGTTAGACTATGTATTTTCCTTTGCAATGACAGCAACTCAAAATGCATCTGTTCCAGTAGTATTACATTGAGATCATGGATTTGATATTGAATTAATCAAAAGAGCAGTTGATGCTGGGTTTTCGAGCGTAATGCTAGATTCATCATTAAAACCATTAGATGAAAATGTAAAAGAAACCTTAGAAATTGTAAAGTATGCAAGAAGTAAAGGTGTTGATGTTGAATCAGAAATTGGTCATGTTGGTGGAAAAGAAGACGATAGAAACTCAGCTTCAAATGGTTATACAGATATTAATGAAGCATTAGAGTTTGAAAAACAAACACAAATAGATGCATTAGCAATTGCAATTGGTACTAGTCACGGTTTATTCAAAGGTGAAATCAAATTACAATTTGATTTATTAAAAGAATTAAACGAAAAAATTAAAACCCCTCTTGTGCTTCATGGTTCAAGTCAAGTTCCTCTAGAAGATTTACAAAAAGCTATTAGTCTTGGAATAACAAAAATTAACATTGGAACAGATTTAAAAATAGCTTGTGCACAAGGTATCAAGGATTGATTTGAAAAAAACCCTGGTGGTTATGATGCAAGAAAATATGGAAGAACTGGTGTGGACTTTGTAAAGGTTGAAGCAAAGAAAAAAATCCAAGCTTTTGGTTCAAACAATAGAGCATAA
- the miaA gene encoding tRNA (adenosine(37)-N6)-dimethylallyltransferase MiaA, translating into MSPKIIVIVGPTASGKTELSIKLAQEFNGECINADSTQIFQGTDIATNKVTEEEKEGIVHHLLSTKKVNESYSVAEFQKEGREIIEDILKRNKTPIIVGGTGLYISALIMKYNFGSSDHIEGFAKQFDQLNNSQLWEKLNKSDPEQSKQIHPNNRYRIIRALEIQELYKTKKSDVILNNKEYYYNNLIIIGINPDRSALHEKINNRVLALTDRGLFKEIEKAWLDNDKNHEAQALRCIGGPEIIGYLKNEYDYDTTIALMQRNNRRYARRQITWFKNQYDNVQWFMHNYTNYKQIVNEIVNYVKNII; encoded by the coding sequence ATGAGTCCCAAAATAATTGTTATTGTAGGACCAACAGCTTCAGGTAAAACTGAGTTATCAATTAAATTAGCTCAAGAATTTAATGGGGAATGTATTAATGCTGATTCAACTCAAATTTTTCAAGGCACAGACATAGCCACAAATAAAGTTACAGAAGAAGAAAAAGAAGGAATCGTTCATCACTTATTATCAACTAAAAAAGTTAATGAAAGCTACTCAGTAGCTGAATTTCAAAAAGAAGGACGAGAAATAATTGAAGATATTTTAAAACGAAACAAAACCCCAATTATTGTTGGAGGTACTGGATTATATATAAGTGCATTGATAATGAAATACAATTTTGGTTCAAGTGATCACATTGAAGGATTTGCGAAACAATTTGACCAATTAAACAATTCTCAACTTTGAGAAAAATTAAATAAATCAGATCCAGAACAATCAAAGCAAATACATCCTAACAATCGGTATCGCATAATAAGGGCTTTAGAAATACAAGAATTATACAAAACCAAAAAAAGTGATGTAATTTTAAACAATAAAGAATATTACTATAATAACCTTATTATCATTGGCATAAACCCTGACAGAAGTGCTTTACATGAAAAAATAAACAACAGAGTTCTAGCATTAACCGATAGAGGACTATTTAAAGAAATTGAAAAGGCTTGATTAGATAATGATAAAAATCATGAAGCCCAAGCTTTAAGATGCATTGGTGGGCCTGAAATTATAGGTTACTTAAAAAATGAATATGATTATGATACAACGATAGCTTTAATGCAAAGAAATAATCGTAGATATGCAAGAAGACAAATAACATGATTTAAAAATCAATACGATAATGTACAATGATTTATGCATAATTATACTAATTATAAACAAATCGTAAACGAGATTGTAAATTATGTCAAAAATATAATATAA
- a CDS encoding MurR/RpiR family transcriptional regulator has protein sequence MTSIYERIENLVKDNRNTTFKSIAKKILDDFNEGIFKSQNELAEACFVSMSTITQFSKAALCEGYKELIIRLKIEHENAMKAKPNHAEIDYHNLDTEHLEHINNWVMTCSDFILKLASEINKDKKLWIAPSFQSMPVAKHFENILINQGVDVRVMDSSINLEIVRHFDFTDQLILVLMTGRDTLTLSRILEYLEKISKNVFLVTTANHITETPDVEGWNKIMINYSANSDYKYRAHALLTLFLLIAEKIDNTPKIA, from the coding sequence ATGACTTCTATTTACGAAAGAATTGAAAATCTTGTTAAAGATAATCGAAATACCACATTTAAATCAATTGCAAAAAAAATTTTAGATGATTTTAATGAAGGAATATTTAAATCACAGAACGAACTTGCAGAGGCTTGCTTTGTTTCTATGTCAACAATTACACAATTCTCTAAAGCTGCTCTTTGTGAGGGTTATAAAGAGCTAATAATTAGACTGAAAATTGAGCATGAAAATGCAATGAAAGCAAAACCCAATCATGCTGAAATTGATTACCATAATCTCGATACCGAGCATTTAGAACACATTAATAACTGAGTTATGACGTGCTCAGATTTTATTTTAAAATTAGCAAGTGAAATCAATAAAGATAAAAAATTATGAATTGCACCTTCATTCCAAAGCATGCCTGTAGCGAAGCACTTTGAAAATATCTTAATAAATCAAGGAGTGGATGTTAGAGTTATGGATAGTTCTATTAATTTAGAAATAGTTCGTCACTTTGACTTTACAGACCAATTGATCCTTGTGTTAATGACAGGAAGAGATACATTAACTTTATCTAGAATATTAGAATATCTTGAAAAAATATCTAAAAATGTCTTTTTAGTAACAACTGCCAATCACATCACGGAAACACCAGATGTTGAAGGGTGAAATAAAATAATGATTAATTACTCTGCAAATAGTGATTATAAATACAGAGCACATGCTTTATTGACTCTATTTTTATTAATCGCAGAAAAAATTGATAATACGCCAAAAATTGCATAA
- a CDS encoding lipoprotein, translating to MKKLLSLLAAVGLTTSASTAVFACNKNDAAEKPEEKTEEQQTTNNTISVLVDALKKEVQKVIQDQLLKIKSNLYKLDQLVNGQTSLKEKILNLPELKKIVGNSENGKMKKIDTLTNQQKILLLSDIKTIINWLGIVEAVKDVYNKEVYKVINYSENFDENFELSLNFDTLMASYNEISDNTVATVKVDCNYVVYYKDANNQRSQFNFINNFTYGLTSNKQTEEAVNKVIKSIRYAGVLDDKTYGDTFAFNNEKFKISEDKVNKPYTDNSYKTQLEDYINKTGKNEIIKKINDVFEKNTNFTFVEYNNSDYFFEEYKNIAKFEANKEYTPSTQKNGFLWKDEAKLEGKNYSSKQLYEFLFKGGQPENLNDLDVTINNKVIKVNNMIHDIAKESFKLNISDLYTNEVSKIKADAKNFGDTIYQDYTIDKLKTNKNLQNSMRLGYLTLNNLAIQVGGYKQLLPSFEVLTSYNQSESSDIESYNLASSGSSLNENFFKQSSLFHTIYNSLETGILARNKVYGFKTTDLQYDSYWSGKYRVKADGKSLANFNGTPASETGIKENMWTKMPKISNGNTAEGSQSMVNNILSLKYDSLSSYANYIKNTGLQDNYSWTFDFSAMHLETNDGHGISLLARGGMIVDKLKDVYSGNLVFDFANIKYAIDNQIYPNNNKDDATKYSWNITIISK from the coding sequence ATGAAAAAATTATTAAGTTTATTAGCAGCAGTTGGACTAACAACTTCTGCATCAACTGCGGTATTTGCATGTAACAAAAATGATGCCGCCGAAAAACCGGAAGAAAAAACTGAAGAACAACAAACAACAAACAATACAATTTCTGTTTTAGTTGATGCTTTAAAAAAAGAAGTGCAAAAAGTAATTCAAGATCAACTATTAAAAATAAAATCTAATTTATATAAATTGGATCAGTTAGTTAATGGACAGACTTCATTAAAAGAAAAAATTTTAAATCTACCAGAATTGAAAAAAATTGTTGGAAATAGTGAAAATGGTAAAATGAAAAAAATAGACACATTAACCAATCAACAAAAAATTTTACTATTATCAGACATAAAAACCATAATAAATTGACTTGGTATTGTAGAAGCTGTAAAAGATGTATATAACAAAGAAGTGTATAAAGTAATTAATTATTCTGAAAATTTTGATGAAAATTTTGAATTATCTTTAAATTTTGACACATTAATGGCTTCATATAATGAAATATCAGATAATACAGTTGCAACAGTAAAAGTTGATTGTAATTATGTTGTTTATTATAAAGACGCAAATAATCAAAGAAGTCAGTTTAATTTTATAAATAATTTTACATATGGTTTAACTTCTAACAAGCAAACAGAAGAGGCTGTAAACAAAGTTATAAAATCAATAAGGTATGCTGGTGTTTTAGATGATAAAACATATGGTGATACATTTGCATTTAACAATGAGAAGTTTAAAATATCAGAAGATAAAGTAAATAAACCATATACAGATAATAGTTACAAAACTCAATTAGAAGATTATATAAATAAAACAGGAAAAAATGAAATTATAAAAAAAATAAATGATGTATTTGAAAAAAACACAAACTTTACATTTGTTGAATACAACAATAGCGATTATTTTTTCGAGGAATATAAAAACATAGCTAAGTTTGAGGCCAATAAAGAATACACTCCTAGCACACAAAAAAATGGTTTCCTTTGAAAAGATGAAGCTAAATTAGAAGGTAAAAATTATTCATCTAAACAATTATATGAATTCTTATTTAAGGGTGGTCAACCAGAGAATTTAAACGATTTAGATGTAACAATTAATAACAAAGTAATTAAAGTAAATAATATGATACATGATATTGCAAAAGAATCATTCAAATTAAATATTAGTGATCTTTATACAAATGAGGTAAGTAAAATAAAAGCCGATGCAAAAAATTTTGGTGATACAATTTATCAAGACTATACAATCGATAAATTAAAAACTAATAAAAACTTACAAAATAGTATGAGATTAGGGTACTTAACTTTAAATAACTTGGCTATTCAAGTTGGTGGTTACAAACAACTATTACCTAGCTTTGAAGTATTAACTTCATATAATCAATCTGAATCAAGTGACATTGAATCATATAATCTTGCAAGTAGTGGGTCAAGTTTAAATGAAAATTTCTTTAAACAAAGTTCTCTTTTCCATACAATATACAATAGTTTAGAAACAGGAATTTTAGCAAGAAACAAGGTTTATGGTTTTAAAACAACTGACTTGCAATACGATAGTTACTGAAGTGGTAAGTACAGAGTTAAGGCTGATGGTAAATCATTAGCTAATTTCAATGGTACCCCAGCTTCAGAAACTGGTATTAAAGAGAATATGTGAACAAAAATGCCAAAAATTTCAAATGGTAATACAGCAGAAGGTAGTCAATCAATGGTCAATAATATTTTATCTTTAAAATATGATTCTTTGAGTAGCTATGCAAATTACATTAAAAATACAGGCTTACAAGACAATTACAGTTGAACATTTGATTTTAGTGCAATGCATCTTGAAACAAATGATGGGCATGGAATATCATTGCTTGCTAGAGGTGGAATGATTGTAGATAAATTAAAAGATGTTTATTCAGGTAATTTAGTATTTGACTTTGCAAATATTAAATACGCTATCGACAATCAAATATATCCAAACAATAATAAAGATGATGCAACAAAATACAGCTGAAATATAACTATAATTAGTAAATAA
- a CDS encoding DxFTY motif-containing membrane protein: MENNSNKLKQMWVNFNEQRTDFFKSAGFVFLEAIIPGIAIWVLLGDDFLITMNTKLPSPTGGYVSLVCVLYLCYTILITYLFYKAKFHKADNFTYSITFNFILISVIATSYIFHRNDTTVIIAKFVIALAIGIIGITVGVFLTYIFRVLEFGRKLKLEQNLEAYNEGTLTEQRLINRAIKYQKYLDKLAEKQKLIDQKAELLQHKIDEEYELEKAKERMKKISLSEKLDLKEQKQREKAKKKEDKKNRIKF; the protein is encoded by the coding sequence ATGGAAAATAATTCAAATAAACTAAAACAAATGTGGGTTAATTTTAACGAGCAAAGAACTGACTTTTTTAAAAGTGCTGGATTTGTATTTTTAGAAGCAATTATTCCTGGAATAGCTATTTGAGTACTTTTAGGTGATGATTTTTTAATTACTATGAACACAAAATTACCTTCTCCAACCGGGGGATATGTTAGTTTGGTTTGTGTTTTATATTTATGTTACACAATATTAATAACTTATTTATTTTATAAGGCAAAATTTCATAAAGCAGACAATTTTACTTATTCAATAACATTTAACTTTATTTTAATATCAGTTATTGCAACAAGCTATATTTTTCACAGAAATGACACAACTGTAATTATTGCTAAGTTTGTAATAGCTTTAGCTATTGGAATTATAGGTATAACAGTAGGGGTATTTTTAACATATATTTTTAGAGTATTAGAGTTTGGACGAAAATTGAAGTTAGAGCAAAATTTAGAAGCATATAATGAAGGAACATTAACAGAACAAAGATTAATTAATAGGGCAATTAAATATCAAAAATATCTAGATAAATTAGCAGAAAAACAAAAATTAATAGATCAAAAAGCAGAATTGTTACAACACAAAATTGATGAAGAGTATGAACTTGAAAAAGCAAAAGAAAGAATGAAAAAAATAAGTTTAAGTGAAAAGCTTGATTTAAAAGAACAAAAACAAAGAGAAAAAGCGAAGAAAAAAGAAGATAAAAAAAATAGGATTAAATTTTAA
- a CDS encoding phosphotransferase: MSFKGLTNQIEVSEDKVIKTSTIISEAYLDKKNEASILIEFVSLDQDIMVKPRTVEFKNDRLVSSFRILKDYQSLESLAIDEHILDLVVEGIQKMHQIKIHPLIIKKFDFVNFLEFFVNNVKNHSFYLSEKIEVVKEYGAHLQNAEFVVSHNDMVPGNILIHQNNDIKFIDYDYVKLNNPLFDIASFITETLNDNTDMIKSFVKKAIEKQIMKQSDIDDLNKCIAYQDVLWTLWANYMYEKTNEEIYLQIGQEKYERTKNRIKI, encoded by the coding sequence ATGAGTTTTAAAGGATTAACAAATCAAATTGAAGTTAGTGAAGATAAGGTTATTAAAACCTCAACAATTATTAGTGAAGCATATTTAGATAAAAAAAATGAAGCAAGTATTTTAATTGAGTTTGTAAGTTTAGATCAAGATATCATGGTAAAACCACGAACTGTTGAATTTAAAAATGATCGTTTAGTTTCAAGTTTTCGCATTTTAAAAGATTATCAAAGTTTAGAAAGTTTAGCAATTGATGAACATATTCTAGACTTAGTTGTTGAAGGAATTCAAAAAATGCATCAAATAAAAATTCACCCTTTAATTATTAAAAAATTTGATTTTGTAAATTTTTTAGAATTTTTTGTCAATAATGTTAAAAACCATTCGTTTTATTTAAGTGAGAAGATTGAGGTTGTAAAAGAATATGGAGCACATCTACAAAATGCTGAATTTGTAGTAAGCCACAATGATATGGTTCCTGGAAATATCTTAATCCATCAAAACAATGATATTAAGTTTATCGATTATGACTATGTAAAATTAAACAACCCCCTATTTGATATTGCAAGTTTCATAACCGAAACCCTTAATGACAATACAGATATGATTAAAAGTTTTGTTAAAAAAGCGATTGAAAAACAAATTATGAAACAAAGTGATATAGATGATTTAAACAAGTGCATAGCTTATCAAGATGTGTTGTGAACATTATGGGCAAACTATATGTATGAAAAAACCAATGAAGAAATATATTTACAAATTGGTCAAGAAAAGTATGAAAGAACAAAAAATAGAATTAAAATTTAA
- the rdgB gene encoding RdgB/HAM1 family non-canonical purine NTP pyrophosphatase has product MKTIWIATNNDQKIKEFEYHLKNFTIKSLKDYDTNLDIPETGDTFEQNALIKAQYLAKRVEGIVIADDSGLCVSILDGFPGIHSKRWFGQKITSWDEVNHKLIEMIDKKANSDDQRKAYFQCSLALVDTKNNISKVFSAQFAGKIGYEPIGDNGFAYDRIFIPDGYDSTVAQMSFEQKQQLSHRFKALEMLKNFLKDYE; this is encoded by the coding sequence ATGAAAACAATCTGAATAGCTACTAACAATGACCAAAAAATCAAAGAATTTGAATATCACTTAAAAAACTTTACTATCAAATCTTTAAAAGATTATGACACAAATCTTGATATCCCTGAAACTGGAGATACATTTGAACAAAATGCTTTAATCAAAGCACAATATTTAGCAAAAAGAGTTGAAGGTATTGTTATTGCTGATGACTCAGGACTTTGTGTGTCTATTTTAGATGGTTTTCCAGGCATTCATTCAAAACGTTGATTTGGTCAAAAGATCACTAGTTGAGATGAAGTCAATCATAAGTTAATTGAAATGATTGATAAAAAAGCAAATAGTGATGATCAAAGAAAAGCATACTTTCAATGCTCATTGGCTTTAGTTGACACTAAAAATAATATCAGTAAAGTTTTTAGTGCTCAGTTTGCAGGAAAAATTGGCTATGAGCCAATTGGGGATAATGGTTTTGCTTATGATCGCATTTTTATTCCTGATGGATATGACTCAACAGTTGCTCAAATGAGCTTTGAACAAAAACAACAATTAAGTCATCGTTTTAAAGCTTTAGAAATGCTCAAAAACTTTTTAAAAGATTATGAATAA
- a CDS encoding tRNA (cytidine(34)-2'-O)-methyltransferase gives MFMRKINIILFEPEIANNVGAIMRTCALTNAKLHLIEPFGFIFDKRNFARTSANNFEGCEYVRYEDWAQFCAQNPKANVFYMTRYGKKPISDFNFKAIDDEIYIMFGRESTGIDKNILKQNLDKCFRIPMVESGRSLNIANSVGIATYEVLRQWDYLDLSKVEVEKGEDYLEK, from the coding sequence TTATTTATGAGAAAAATTAATATTATTTTATTTGAACCAGAAATTGCTAATAATGTTGGTGCTATTATGAGAACTTGTGCTTTAACTAATGCAAAATTGCACTTGATTGAACCTTTTGGGTTTATTTTTGATAAAAGAAACTTTGCCAGAACTAGTGCTAATAACTTTGAGGGTTGTGAATATGTAAGATATGAAGATTGAGCTCAATTTTGTGCTCAAAATCCAAAAGCTAATGTATTTTATATGACTAGATATGGGAAAAAACCAATTTCTGACTTTAACTTTAAAGCAATTGATGATGAAATTTATATTATGTTTGGTCGTGAATCAACTGGAATTGATAAAAACATTTTAAAACAAAACTTAGATAAATGTTTTAGAATACCAATGGTTGAAAGCGGCAGAAGCTTAAATATTGCCAATAGTGTTGGTATCGCAACATATGAAGTATTAAGACAATGAGATTATCTTGATTTGAGTAAAGTTGAAGTCGAAAAAGGCGAAGATTACTTAGAAAAATAA
- a CDS encoding DEAD/DEAH box helicase, giving the protein MKFSDFGFKKFLNDALEEIGFLNPTKVQEKVIPLLKKQKSVICQSHTGTGKTHAFLLPILNNLDYSQQKTQLLVVTPTRELARQIFANVKELIQFNEQATCALFVGGDDIEKQQTNLQIKQPMIVIGTPTRLKTLYEQNFLQITTSNYVVIDECDMIFDLGFIEDVDLMLSKINKNAKISLFSATFKNGLKPFLTKYLSQAVFVDNVDKKPSSKNIEHILIWTRNRENKEVLKVITNSINPYVAIVFVNKKDQVKEIINWLNEFGIKNVGELHGDLDPRQRTNMQKRIQNMEFKWIVASDVAARGIDIDGVSHIISVDLPKDLDYYIHRSGRTGRNQYDGQSYVLFNSNNQHQIDTLKSLGIEFSNKKLVDNNLVDIYEKKKVKVINTNSPGALEEKKIISKYKAKPVKPGYKKKRKAEIEKVKKDIRRKHIKESIAKIKKAKYKKRREEIFND; this is encoded by the coding sequence ATGAAGTTTAGTGATTTTGGGTTTAAAAAATTTTTAAATGACGCGCTAGAAGAAATTGGATTTTTAAATCCAACTAAAGTCCAAGAAAAAGTAATCCCTTTATTAAAAAAACAAAAGTCAGTTATCTGTCAATCGCATACTGGAACAGGAAAAACACATGCATTTTTATTACCAATCTTAAATAATTTAGATTATAGTCAACAAAAAACACAATTATTGGTGGTCACTCCAACAAGAGAACTTGCAAGACAAATATTTGCCAATGTCAAAGAGTTAATTCAATTTAATGAACAAGCTACTTGTGCTTTATTTGTGGGTGGAGATGATATTGAAAAGCAACAAACTAATCTACAAATTAAGCAACCAATGATAGTTATAGGTACTCCAACAAGGCTAAAAACCTTATACGAGCAAAACTTTTTACAAATAACAACATCAAACTATGTAGTAATTGATGAATGTGATATGATTTTTGACTTAGGTTTTATTGAAGATGTTGATTTAATGCTTTCAAAAATCAACAAAAATGCAAAAATTAGCTTATTTTCGGCTACTTTTAAAAATGGGTTAAAACCATTTTTAACAAAATATTTATCTCAAGCAGTTTTTGTTGATAATGTTGATAAAAAACCAAGTAGTAAAAATATTGAACATATCTTAATTTGAACTAGAAATAGAGAAAATAAAGAAGTTTTAAAAGTTATCACAAATTCCATCAATCCATATGTTGCCATAGTTTTTGTCAACAAAAAAGATCAAGTTAAAGAAATCATTAATTGATTAAATGAATTTGGGATTAAAAATGTTGGTGAATTACATGGAGATTTAGATCCTCGACAAAGAACTAATATGCAAAAAAGAATCCAAAATATGGAGTTTAAGTGAATTGTGGCAAGTGATGTTGCTGCAAGGGGAATTGATATTGATGGAGTTAGTCACATAATCTCAGTTGATTTACCAAAAGATTTAGATTACTACATTCACAGAAGTGGAAGAACTGGGCGAAATCAGTATGATGGTCAAAGTTATGTGTTGTTCAACTCAAACAATCAACATCAAATTGATACTTTAAAATCATTGGGAATTGAGTTTTCAAATAAAAAACTTGTCGATAACAACCTTGTAGATATTTATGAAAAGAAAAAAGTTAAAGTAATTAATACTAATTCACCTGGAGCTTTAGAAGAGAAAAAGATAATTAGTAAATACAAAGCAAAACCAGTTAAGCCAGGATATAAGAAAAAAAGAAAAGCAGAGATTGAGAAAGTTAAAAAAGATATTAGAAGAAAACACATTAAAGAATCAATTGCAAAGATTAAAAAAGCAAAATACAAAAAACGTAGAGAAGAAATATTTAATGATTAA
- a CDS encoding AAA family ATPase → MQLTERIKQLIDAISYQVYEKETIFRLAMLALLGEESIFLLGKPGIAKSLISRRMKFAIKNGSNFEYLMSKFSTPEEIYGPIDLRHLKEGKYIRVIEGYLPSANIGFLDEIWKAGPSIQNTLLTIINEKIFRNGGKDIKVPLKLLISASNELPAEGEGLEALFDRFIIRFIAEGLKDEKNFDQLLDGDSSLDVDIDPELQISIEELEAWKKQSRSVKMSRRCLDFIHYFRKKMQLDTNGEAYISDRRWKKIAGLIKTSAFYNGRAETDIPDLFVIPYCIWDDEEQEKEYTKIFYKAFLEQFGLEWRNEKRNLLNQLDSMNAQIGQVEAQYLRLTPYDSPFRGQLKGTYYLINFTDGGSNYQTCFISAADWNKINNLPSEAFDIDLHFGPNINKYGGTQTTKVKAYKSDQILFVKENKKYLIQNDNPGEFNNQMVSVAKQVEEIEQKVKEVSAKMFKEYKKYTKMNCVFFEDIYNEKIAEAFDTVTKKKATISQPEVDAPIEYDAPVDQNFDQPVMMGQAAQPVDDYDSPENGPGAIDLPDFLG, encoded by the coding sequence ATGCAACTAACTGAAAGAATAAAACAACTAATTGATGCAATTAGTTATCAAGTTTATGAAAAAGAGACTATTTTTAGATTAGCTATGTTAGCTTTACTTGGTGAAGAATCAATTTTCTTACTAGGTAAACCTGGAATTGCTAAATCACTAATTTCACGTAGGATGAAATTTGCAATCAAAAATGGATCTAACTTTGAATACTTGATGAGTAAATTCTCAACTCCAGAAGAAATTTATGGTCCAATTGATTTAAGACACTTAAAAGAAGGAAAATATATTAGAGTTATTGAAGGATACTTACCATCAGCTAACATTGGATTTTTAGATGAGATTTGAAAAGCTGGACCAAGTATTCAAAATACTTTGCTAACAATTATTAATGAAAAGATTTTTAGAAATGGTGGAAAAGATATTAAAGTTCCATTGAAGTTATTAATCTCTGCATCAAACGAATTACCAGCTGAAGGTGAAGGACTTGAAGCCTTGTTTGACCGTTTCATTATTAGATTTATTGCTGAAGGATTAAAAGATGAAAAAAACTTTGATCAATTACTAGATGGAGATTCATCACTTGATGTTGATATTGATCCAGAGTTACAAATTTCAATCGAAGAACTTGAAGCATGAAAAAAACAATCAAGAAGTGTCAAAATGAGTCGTCGTTGTTTAGACTTCATTCATTACTTTAGAAAAAAAATGCAACTTGATACAAATGGAGAAGCTTATATTTCTGATAGAAGATGAAAAAAAATTGCTGGGTTAATTAAAACAAGTGCATTTTACAATGGTAGAGCAGAAACTGATATCCCTGACTTATTTGTAATTCCATATTGTATTTGAGATGATGAAGAACAAGAAAAAGAATATACAAAAATCTTTTACAAAGCTTTTCTAGAACAATTTGGATTAGAATGAAGAAATGAAAAAAGAAATTTATTAAACCAATTAGATTCAATGAATGCTCAAATTGGACAAGTTGAAGCTCAGTACTTGAGATTAACTCCTTATGATTCTCCATTTAGAGGTCAACTTAAAGGAACATATTACTTGATCAACTTTACAGATGGTGGATCAAACTATCAAACTTGTTTTATCTCTGCAGCTGATTGAAACAAAATTAATAATTTACCAAGTGAAGCATTTGATATAGATCTTCACTTTGGACCTAACATTAACAAGTATGGGGGAACTCAAACTACAAAAGTAAAAGCTTACAAGTCAGATCAAATTTTATTTGTTAAAGAAAATAAAAAGTACTTGATTCAAAATGACAATCCTGGAGAGTTCAACAATCAAATGGTTAGTGTTGCAAAACAAGTTGAAGAGATTGAACAAAAAGTAAAAGAAGTTAGTGCCAAAATGTTTAAAGAATATAAAAAATATACAAAAATGAATTGTGTGTTTTTTGAAGATATTTATAATGAAAAAATTGCAGAAGCATTTGACACAGTAACTAAAAAGAAAGCAACTATTTCTCAACCTGAAGTTGATGCACCAATTGAATATGACGCACCAGTTGATCAAAACTTTGACCAACCAGTGATGATGGGTCAAGCAGCACAACCAGTTGATGATTATGACAGTCCAGAAAATGGACCTGGAGCAATTGATCTTCCAGATTTCTTAGGTTAA